In the genome of Myxococcus stipitatus, one region contains:
- a CDS encoding fatty acyl-AMP ligase, producing MTAAIPPSITTLSALLRWRAETQPEALAYTFLVNGEDQERQWSYAELDRNTRAIAAALQEQGAAEDRALLLFAPGLDYIGAFYGCLSAGVAAVPVYPPQNEQTLARLLSIIADARPRFALTTSDILESVKAFSETTPVLKELHWIAVDALPSGLEARWKETRLQGEGMAFLQYTSGSTSAPKGVMVSHRNLLANQEMIRQGFGSDQASTIVGWLPLYHDMGLIGTVMQPLYLGGHGVLMSPWAFLQRPVRWLRAISKYRGVVSGGPNFGYALCVRKVKPEQREGLDLSSWKVAFNGAEPVRADTMERFAETFAPQGFQKAALYPCYGLAEATLYASGGMRMASHRTLTVEAGAMERNRVEVAPQGTENARVLVSCGRAWAGGQVRIANPETFQACADDEVGEIWVSGPHVTQGYWGRGEHNAETFQARIQGREEEGGYLRTGDLGFQRDGELYVTGRLKDLIIVDGRNHYPQDIEQTVEVQHEGFRLGCCVAFSVEQSNEEKLVVLIEVDRQYAPPGDSAGARGLEAKEVTRKVRQALAAVHSLDLHELVLLQHGEVLKTSSGKVQRRACRAKYLENSLQRWPG from the coding sequence GTGACCGCCGCCATTCCTCCGTCCATCACCACGCTGAGCGCACTGCTGCGCTGGCGCGCCGAGACCCAGCCCGAGGCGCTCGCCTACACCTTCCTCGTCAACGGGGAGGACCAGGAGCGGCAGTGGAGCTACGCGGAGCTCGACCGGAACACGCGAGCCATCGCCGCCGCGCTCCAGGAGCAAGGCGCGGCCGAGGACCGGGCGCTGCTGCTGTTCGCTCCGGGGCTCGACTACATCGGGGCCTTCTACGGCTGCCTCTCGGCGGGCGTGGCGGCGGTGCCCGTCTATCCGCCCCAGAACGAGCAGACGCTGGCGCGACTGCTCTCCATCATCGCGGACGCGAGACCCCGCTTCGCGCTCACCACGAGCGACATCCTGGAGAGCGTGAAGGCGTTCTCGGAGACGACGCCCGTGCTGAAGGAGCTGCACTGGATCGCGGTGGATGCATTGCCCTCGGGGCTGGAGGCGCGGTGGAAGGAGACTCGGCTCCAGGGCGAAGGAATGGCCTTCCTCCAGTACACGTCCGGCTCCACGTCGGCGCCGAAGGGCGTCATGGTGTCGCACCGGAACCTGCTGGCCAATCAGGAGATGATTCGGCAGGGCTTCGGCAGCGACCAGGCGTCGACGATCGTGGGGTGGCTGCCGCTGTACCACGACATGGGACTCATCGGGACGGTGATGCAGCCGCTGTATCTGGGTGGGCACGGCGTGCTGATGTCGCCGTGGGCCTTCCTGCAGCGGCCGGTGCGTTGGCTGCGCGCCATCAGCAAGTACCGGGGCGTGGTGAGCGGCGGCCCGAACTTCGGCTATGCGCTGTGCGTCCGGAAGGTGAAGCCCGAGCAGCGTGAGGGTCTGGACCTGAGCTCCTGGAAGGTCGCCTTCAATGGCGCGGAGCCCGTGCGCGCGGACACGATGGAGCGCTTCGCGGAGACCTTCGCGCCGCAGGGCTTCCAGAAGGCGGCGCTCTACCCTTGCTACGGGCTCGCCGAGGCGACGCTCTATGCCTCTGGAGGGATGCGCATGGCGTCGCACCGCACCCTCACGGTCGAGGCCGGAGCGATGGAGCGCAACCGCGTCGAGGTCGCGCCCCAAGGCACGGAGAACGCGCGAGTGCTCGTGAGCTGCGGCAGGGCCTGGGCAGGAGGACAGGTCCGCATCGCCAATCCCGAGACATTCCAGGCCTGCGCCGATGACGAGGTGGGTGAAATCTGGGTCTCGGGGCCGCACGTCACCCAGGGCTACTGGGGCCGGGGCGAGCACAACGCGGAGACGTTCCAGGCGCGCATCCAGGGGCGCGAGGAAGAGGGAGGCTATCTGCGCACGGGAGACCTGGGGTTCCAGCGTGACGGAGAGCTGTACGTCACCGGGCGGCTGAAGGACCTCATCATCGTGGATGGCCGCAATCACTATCCGCAGGACATCGAGCAGACGGTGGAGGTGCAGCACGAGGGCTTCCGGCTCGGTTGCTGCGTGGCCTTCTCGGTGGAGCAGTCGAACGAGGAGAAGCTCGTGGTGCTCATCGAGGTGGACCGTCAGTACGCACCTCCGGGGGACAGCGCGGGAGCACGGGGCCTGGAGGCGAAGGAGGTGACCCGGAAGGTGCGGCAGGCGCTCGCCGCCGTGCACTCGCTGGACCTCCATGAGCTGGTCCTGCTCCAGCACGGGGAGGTGCTCAAGACCTCCAGTGGCAAGGTGCAGCGTCGGGCATGCCGGGCGAAGTACCTGGAGAACTCGCTCCAG
- a CDS encoding MFS transporter, with product MTAATHFSLGRALSVWLGQVLSLFGSSLTSFALGVWMYQTTGGVTRFALIMLCAALPGVLLGPVTGALVDRWPLRRVLLLSDLVAGLMTMTLALLLLTGQLRPWHAYITTAIVSMASAFQQPAFAVLVSTVVPPQHLGRANGFIQLGLACAQLGAPLASAALLAVVGLEGILLLDAGTFLLGVLPLFLLRIPERPTSTSVEGPPSLLSLVREGGAYLRGTPGLLALFLFLAGSNFITGVVEVLVTPLVLALADVKALGMLTTAGGVGLLVGSVVMSAWGGPRRQVHGVLLFQLTCGLSLVVVGFGTSLPLLAGVSFAFFFGIPIVNGASQSLLQRIVPIALRGRVFAFSSAITGMMLPLAYAISGPLADLVFEPALRPGGSLVPLFGTLIGTGAGRGIALMFLLAGTLTVLLTGLAALHRPLRVLDERPEGAPPIPTSSEGALP from the coding sequence CCTGTCCGTGTGGCTGGGACAGGTGCTCTCGTTGTTCGGCTCCTCACTGACCAGCTTCGCGCTGGGCGTGTGGATGTACCAGACGACGGGAGGCGTCACGCGCTTCGCGCTCATCATGCTGTGCGCCGCGCTCCCGGGAGTCCTGCTGGGCCCCGTGACGGGCGCGCTGGTGGACCGCTGGCCGCTGCGCCGCGTGCTGCTGCTGAGCGACCTGGTGGCGGGACTGATGACGATGACCCTCGCGCTGCTGCTCCTCACCGGACAGCTCCGCCCCTGGCACGCGTACATCACGACCGCCATCGTCTCCATGGCCAGCGCCTTCCAGCAGCCCGCCTTCGCGGTGTTGGTGTCCACGGTGGTTCCACCCCAACACCTGGGCCGCGCCAACGGCTTCATCCAGCTGGGGCTCGCTTGCGCGCAGTTGGGGGCGCCGCTGGCCAGCGCGGCCCTGCTCGCGGTGGTGGGCTTGGAGGGCATCCTGCTGCTCGACGCCGGGACCTTCCTCCTCGGTGTCCTGCCGCTCTTCCTGCTGCGCATCCCGGAGCGACCCACCTCCACGTCCGTCGAGGGTCCACCCTCGCTCCTCTCGCTCGTGCGCGAGGGCGGCGCCTACCTGCGCGGCACTCCGGGCCTGCTGGCGCTGTTCCTCTTCCTCGCGGGGAGCAACTTCATCACGGGCGTCGTCGAGGTGCTGGTGACGCCCCTGGTGCTGGCGCTCGCGGACGTGAAGGCGCTGGGCATGCTCACCACCGCGGGAGGAGTCGGCCTGCTCGTGGGCAGCGTGGTGATGAGCGCGTGGGGCGGCCCTCGTCGACAGGTGCATGGTGTGCTGCTCTTCCAGCTCACCTGCGGACTGAGCCTCGTCGTCGTCGGGTTCGGGACCTCGCTTCCGCTCCTGGCGGGGGTGTCCTTCGCGTTCTTCTTCGGCATCCCCATCGTCAACGGCGCCAGCCAGTCCCTCCTCCAGCGCATCGTCCCCATCGCGCTACGAGGCCGGGTCTTCGCCTTCAGCTCGGCCATCACGGGGATGATGCTTCCGCTCGCCTACGCCATCTCGGGCCCGCTGGCGGACCTCGTGTTCGAGCCCGCGCTTCGCCCGGGAGGGTCACTCGTGCCGCTGTTTGGGACGCTCATCGGCACGGGGGCCGGGCGTGGCATCGCGCTGATGTTCCTGCTCGCGGGCACGCTGACCGTCCTGCTCACGGGCCTGGCCGCCCTCCACCGTCCGCTGCGGGTCCTCGATGAGAGGCCCGAGGGCGCGCCGCCCATTCCCACTTCCTCTGAAGGAGCCCTGCCGTGA